The sequence below is a genomic window from Deltaproteobacteria bacterium GWC2_55_46.
GCCGCTTGACGAGTGCACCCCATACCCGGCTGACAGGGAGTATACCGTAGAGTCGATGAACATGACCCACAGGTGGGCGAAGAGGTGCAAGGAGGCCAAGAGGCCGAACGGCCAGGCGCTCTTCGGCATAGTGCAGGGCGGCATGTACAGGGACTTGAGAAAGGAGAGCGCCGAGGCGCTCATGAATATCGGCTTCGACGGGTACGCGATAGGCGGCTTGAGCGTCGGGGAGGAGAAGGGGCTCATGAAGGAGATGGTAGCCTCTACGGTCGAGAGCCTGCCGCAGGATAAGCCCAGGTACCTGATGGGGGTGGGCACCCCTGAGGACCTGGTCTACTGCGTGGAGATGGGTATCGACATGTTCGACTGCGTGATGCCCACAAGGAACGCCCGGAACGGAACTCTCTTTACAAGGCATGGAAAATTGGTTATAAAGAATGCGCAATACGAAAAGGACCCCGGGCCCATTGAGGAGGGCTGCGCCTGCTACACCTGCAGGAGCTTCTCAAGGGCTTACCTGAGGCACCTTTACATGGCGGGCGAGATACTCGCCCCCAGGCTCAATACCATCCATAACCTTTTCTATTACAGCAGCCTCATGCGCTCGATGAGGGCGGCGATAGGAGAGGGCAGGTTCGAGCTCTTTAAAAAGAAGTTTTACGAGGAAAGGTCGCGGGTGGAAGAGCCCGTGGCATTATAAAAAAAGGAGGACTATTTTCGTGTTTTTTTTCCCAGTCGCAATGGCCTACGCACAGGACGCTCAGCCGGCCGTGCCCGGACTCTCGGGCCTCATGAGCATAGCCCCGCTGATAATACTCTTCGTGATCTTCTACTTCCTCCTCATAAGGCCGCAGCAGAAAAGGGCCAAGGAGCACAGGCAGATGATGGCCGCCGTCCAGAAGGGCGACAACATTGTCACCTCCAGCGGGATCCACGGCAAGGTCGTAACGGTGAACGAGGATACCGTCATGGTGGAGATAGCCGATGGCGTGAAGATCAAGATGTCCAAGGAATCTGTCGCCGTAAGAAAGCCTCAAGCGTAGGTAACTTTGTCTTTGCCGCCCCGCGGGGCGGCGTTTTTTTGTTTTGAGCCGCCGGTAAGCATAAAAGCGCCGGTGGTAAATCGGCTGTCATTCCGGAGATAGGATGAGAAGTATTTTCTGGCGCGTCGTACTTCTGGCCGCGTTCACAGTCCTGGCGATAGTGCTTTTCCTGCCCTCGACCCCTCTTTCAAAGAGGCTGCCATCGTTCTGGGTCAATAACATCCCCAAGATAAACCTGGGCCTTGACCTCCAGGGGGGCATGCACCTGGTATTGAACATAGACCAGGCAAAAGCGGTGGAGAGCCATACACAGAGGCTCGCTGGCTCTCTTGAGGATGCGCTCAAAAAGAAGGGCATACCTTATTATAGCGTCAACAGGCAGGGGATTGATTCCATAGCGGTAGCCTTCCCTGACGAGAAGACGAAGGGCGAGATAGCAAAGCTCGTAAAGGATGAGTTCGGGATATTCGGCTCTCCTTCTGAGGAGAGCGGCAGGCTCCTTTTCACCCTCGATCAGCCCGAGACAGACCGCATAAGGGAGTGGTCTGTATCCCAGGCCCTTGAGACCATAAGGAACAGGATAGACAAGTTCGGGGTCGCCGAGCCCATAATACAAAAGCAGGGCGAAGACGAGCTTGTCGTACAGCTCCCAGGCCTCAAGGATCCCGAGAGGGCCATTCAGCTCATCGGCAAGACGGCTGTCCTGGAATTCAGGCTCATCGACGAGTCGATGAGCCCGTTTGCCGCCGAGACGCAGGGCGCGCCGTTCGGCTCAGAGGTCATCTATCAGTACTCCGTCGACAAGCAGACGGGCGCTCAGCAGAAGACCCCCTTTCTCGTAAAGAAAGATTCCATACTTACGGGGGATTCGCTCTCCGACGCCAGGGTCGCCTTCGACACCCAGTATAACGAGCCGTATGTCTCGCTTACATTCGATTCGGCGGGCTCTCGCGTCTTCGAACGGGTCACGACACAGAACGTCGGCAAAAGGCTCGCCATAGTCCTTGACGGGAACCTCCATTCAGCCCCCCAGATAAGGGAGCCGATAAGCGGCGGCAGGGCGCAGATAAGCGGCGGCTTCACCTATGAAGAGGCCACAGACCTTGCCATAGTCCTCCGGGCGGGCGCTCTCCCGGCCCCGGTAAACATCATCCAGAACGTGACCGTCGGCCCAAGCCTCGGGCAGGACTCGATCGAGGCTGGCATAAAGGCCGGCCTCCTCGGCGCGTCCCTCGTCCTCGTCTTCATGCTGTTTTATTACAAGGTTTCCGGCGCAATAGCGGACTTCGCCGTGTGCCTGAATATCATAATGCTCCTCGGGGCCATGTCATGGCTGAACGCCACGCTCACGCTCCCTGGCATAGCCGGTATCGTTCTCACCATAGGCATGGGCGTTGACTCCAACGTCCTCATATTCGAGAGGATAAAAGAGGAGCTCCTGGCGGGACGCACCCCCAGGTCTGCCATAAACGCCGGGTATGACAGGGCGTGGTGGACGATCGTCGACGCACACGTGACGACCTTGATAACCGCTGCCGTGCTCTTCCAGTTCGGGAGCGGGCCGATAAAGGGCTTCGCGGTATCTTTGAGCCTCGGAATACTCATAAACCTCTTCACCGCCCTTGTCGGCACGAAGGTGGCCTTTGATATCCAGAGCGAGAAGCTGAGGGTCAAGAAGCTTAGCATCTAAAGGCCGCAGACGCGGCTTTCGGAGGATAGACATAGATGGACCTTGTCCGTAACACAAAGATAGATTTCCTTGGGAAAAGGCGGATAACATTCGTCATCTCGATAGTCCTTGTCCTGTTGGGGCTTGTGGCCGCTATCGCCATACCAATGGGCAAGGCGAACCTGAGCACCGACTTCGAGGGCGGAATAGCCATACAGTTCAGGTTCCAGAATGCCTTTGAGATAGACAGGATGAGGGTGCTCCTCGCTGAAGCGGGCTTCAAGGACGCTAACTTGCAGCAGTTCGCCGAGCCCACGAAGCTCCTCGTCAAGCTCAAGAGGTCTGACGGAGACCTGAGGGCCCTGTCCCAATCACTCGGAGATGTCTTCACAAGGGGCATCCATGACAACCCCTTTACGATAGACTCGACCACCGAGATTGGTCCTACCGTGGGAAAGAAGCTCCAGAAGGACGCGCTCTGGGCTGTGCTTATTTCTATGATAGGCATACTCCTTTATGTGGCGTGGAGGTTCGAGTTCAGGTTCGGCGTGGCCGCGGTGGCAGCCACCTTCCATGACGTCCTGGCCGTACTCGGCGTATTCTTCCTGCTCGACAAGGAGATGAGCCTGCTGGTAGTGACAGCCCTTTTGACCGTCGCCGGGTACTCCCTTACGGATACTGTCGTGGTCTTCGACAGGATACGCGAGAACATGAGGAAGAGGACCAAGGAGGACCTCGTGACCCTCATAAACAGGTCGCTGAACGAGGTCCTCTCCCGTACCATCGTCACATCCCTTACTACCCTGCTCGCCGCCCTTGCCCTGACAATCCTTGGGGGGGAGGTCATACATGACTTCGCCCTTGCCCTGGTAATGGGCGTCATCGTGGGCACCTTTTCATCGATATTTATCGCGAGCCCGCTACTCCTTTACTGGAAAGGTAAGGGAAAACAATCGCTTGTAAAAGTTTAACCCCTTCTTTGCGTTTCCCGCGCCCTTTTTAAGGGTGCGGGACCAATTTTTCGGATTTTCCTCAAAAAAAAGCCTATTGTAATTTTTAAAGACTTATGCTATTCACAAGTATCGGCAGGAAGCCGTTTTGTTCATCTTTTATTTAGAAATTTAAATATGAGGCTGACCTTCCGGTAGTAGAAATCAGTAATAAAAGGCTCATGGCGGGCCGGAAAAGGTAAGGGATGCCAAGATACCAAGAAGGTATTAAGGCATTTTTTTTTGCGCTGAATGGATCTACGTAGTTCCACGCTAAAGAGCGGCTCTATGGAAAAGAAAAACGGCTTTTCCGCTATTCCCGCCCCCATGGACCTGTCGGTCTGGAGGGAGTTTCAGAAGGGGCTCTCGCTTCTTCTGGACATGCCGCTTCAGCTTTATGACTCGGCAGGGAACCTGCTTGTCCCCTCGATAAAAGAACCGTGCGTTTGCGAGAAGGTCTGTTCAAACGAGCGCGGCAGGTCCCTTTGCTCGGAGATGATCTTGGCCTCCATAGCCAAGGTCATCGAAAAAAAGAAAGCTTACATATTCAAATGTCACGTGAACCAGTACTTCTTCGCTGTCCCTGTCATCCTCGCTTCCGGCCACGCGTTTGTGATAATCGGTGGGCGGGCGTACTTCGAAGGGAGCGTAATAAAGGATTTTTATGAGGGTATAAGCGGGTTGGGCTTAAGCGAGTCTGAAGCGAGCGGGCTTCGGGCAGAGCTGAAGACGGTCCAGCCGAAGTCCATGTTCATGGCCCCGACGATATTGCACAGCATGTCCGTGCCTCTTTTGACCTCCCTGGTGGCAAACCGCCAGGCAGGCGCGGGAGACTCTGACGTGAGTCTCAGGGGCTTTAAGGCCCTGGAGCAGGTCTACAGGTCGATAGCGCCTGTGCTGGACCGGGAGGAGCTCTATGAGACGATACTGGCGAAATCCTCCGAGCTGGTGGGGGCCGACAGGGGGTCTCTTATGATCCTCGATAACAAGCAGAACGTACTTTCGGTCAAGGCATCAAAGGGCATGGACAGGAAGATCGCAGAGGGCTTGAGGGTCAAGGTCGGCGACGGTATCTCCGGGGCGATAGCGGCCAGGGGCGTGCCGGTGATAGTCAGGGATATAGAGAACGAGGTGCCGTCCTGGAAGAACAGGCCGAGGTACAAGACCAAGTCCTTCATATCCTTGCCGCTTAAGCTCGAGAGCAAGGTCATAGGCGTAATAAATTTAAGCGACAAGAACTCCGGCGAGGTCTTCTCTGAAGAGGATCTGCACCTGCTGCTCTCTTTTTCGAACTACGCCTCTATCGCCCTGGAGCGAGGCGCTTACTACAGCATGAGCGAAGAGCTCAAGATGCTCTCCATGACAGACCCGCTTACGGGCCTTTTCAACAGGAGGTATTTCAGGGAAAGGCTCTATGAGGAAGTCGAGAGGGTCAAGAGGCATAACGAGTGCTTCACCTCCTTT
It includes:
- a CDS encoding tRNA guanosine(34) transglycosylase Tgt; translated protein: MNGFGFELLKKDASARLGRVKTPHGEFATPVFMPVGTRAAVKGLTPEELEEIGAEIILANTYHLYLRPGHDLVRELGGLHRFMNWKGPILTDSGGFQVFSLCKLRKITEEGVQFSSHLDGTRYTLTPESAIEVQEALGADIIMPLDECTPYPADREYTVESMNMTHRWAKRCKEAKRPNGQALFGIVQGGMYRDLRKESAEALMNIGFDGYAIGGLSVGEEKGLMKEMVASTVESLPQDKPRYLMGVGTPEDLVYCVEMGIDMFDCVMPTRNARNGTLFTRHGKLVIKNAQYEKDPGPIEEGCACYTCRSFSRAYLRHLYMAGEILAPRLNTIHNLFYYSSLMRSMRAAIGEGRFELFKKKFYEERSRVEEPVAL
- a CDS encoding preprotein translocase subunit YajC is translated as MAYAQDAQPAVPGLSGLMSIAPLIILFVIFYFLLIRPQQKRAKEHRQMMAAVQKGDNIVTSSGIHGKVVTVNEDTVMVEIADGVKIKMSKESVAVRKPQA
- a CDS encoding protein-export membrane protein SecD; this translates as MRSIFWRVVLLAAFTVLAIVLFLPSTPLSKRLPSFWVNNIPKINLGLDLQGGMHLVLNIDQAKAVESHTQRLAGSLEDALKKKGIPYYSVNRQGIDSIAVAFPDEKTKGEIAKLVKDEFGIFGSPSEESGRLLFTLDQPETDRIREWSVSQALETIRNRIDKFGVAEPIIQKQGEDELVVQLPGLKDPERAIQLIGKTAVLEFRLIDESMSPFAAETQGAPFGSEVIYQYSVDKQTGAQQKTPFLVKKDSILTGDSLSDARVAFDTQYNEPYVSLTFDSAGSRVFERVTTQNVGKRLAIVLDGNLHSAPQIREPISGGRAQISGGFTYEEATDLAIVLRAGALPAPVNIIQNVTVGPSLGQDSIEAGIKAGLLGASLVLVFMLFYYKVSGAIADFAVCLNIIMLLGAMSWLNATLTLPGIAGIVLTIGMGVDSNVLIFERIKEELLAGRTPRSAINAGYDRAWWTIVDAHVTTLITAAVLFQFGSGPIKGFAVSLSLGILINLFTALVGTKVAFDIQSEKLRVKKLSI
- a CDS encoding protein-export membrane protein SecF produces the protein MDLVRNTKIDFLGKRRITFVISIVLVLLGLVAAIAIPMGKANLSTDFEGGIAIQFRFQNAFEIDRMRVLLAEAGFKDANLQQFAEPTKLLVKLKRSDGDLRALSQSLGDVFTRGIHDNPFTIDSTTEIGPTVGKKLQKDALWAVLISMIGILLYVAWRFEFRFGVAAVAATFHDVLAVLGVFFLLDKEMSLLVVTALLTVAGYSLTDTVVVFDRIRENMRKRTKEDLVTLINRSLNEVLSRTIVTSLTTLLAALALTILGGEVIHDFALALVMGVIVGTFSSIFIASPLLLYWKGKGKQSLVKV